From a single Kryptolebias marmoratus isolate JLee-2015 linkage group LG17, ASM164957v2, whole genome shotgun sequence genomic region:
- the LOC108237202 gene encoding transient receptor potential cation channel subfamily M member 4 isoform X2 — MGDNKAGTEETTPDTETEKGKSWIAKIFKKRVCTTFVEDSFSNGALCQCGNARDAHTSVALGDFFSTAMVNHWDSAQHSSEYPTDAFGEVQFAGASKRHSYFLRLSWDSSADMVYTMMTTHWHLPAPNLVVSVVGGESRTKLKTWVREVLRQGLVKASQRAGAAWILTAGLREGVGRCVGEAVRDHATAASSDSVNRVVALGITSWGLVHNREQLVNPQGSFPAKYYVQNSSRDSSSLDNNYQAFLLVDDGSVGRKGGETSFRAKIEDYISHQRTGIWGSGSIDIPVLCMLISGETSMLERVDISLKNNIPWLVLAGSGGIADFLSDLLENLSSAPAFQPSAEGDSEAGPSVDLKEKVTERVKKYFSAEPETDKLVEQALSIYQNKGLITIYHGEQESPTDFDTVLLRALVGASKQRASVEDSPYNEELKLAVAWNRVDIAKSELFNGDIHWRYEDLEESMTDVLVNDKPQFVRLFTENGLNILDYLTYGRLETLYGSVAEGTQLYQLLQRHLVMRVGTTSPTPANLPESQSKLLTEKPQSERGSAITLFEVSGVLELLMGDVCQQFYYDILDLQEISSKRMALRRASKLLRGDCTYRERRCLSPWASLFIWAVLQNRSEMATFFWEMAGESVLSALSGCKILRELSKLEAENETKLSLKELAQKFENLAVDIFSTCYRSNESRSFRLLIRKSPVWGGTTCLQMGMSADARLFFSQDGVQSLLSQIWWGDMERNTEVWKLLLTFFCPFLCYTNLISFRAQYEQQQEEEEKPNEERSSDAHYGTTVFSFSDIKHIEAESQEVTTPQTATIKVIPEPYRPPQRPFIVSRWRQFWFAPVTAFLGNVLMYFLFLILFAYVLLLDFKPPLPSSPSITEYVLYFWVFTIVCEEIRETFISGTKTWRQRFRVYIQDVWNKFDLIAVTLFIIGLISRLFKWSYEFGREVLCVDYMVFTLRLLHIFAIHRQLGPKIIIVGKMVKDVFFFLFFLGVWLMAYGVANQALLYSYDPNFNRIFRRVFYRPYLHIYGQIPVEEVDVGKEWDVTCTKNLTLIENGAEPCRSLSGNWLVVILLVIYLLVTNILLINLLIAMFSYTFTEVQANSDIYWKFQRYNLIVQYHSRPSLAPPFIIFSHINLFIKRLIRKVPSVKVRHFVLQLKGKAANRLMTWETIQKEDFLTAQNKIQKSSDSEKLKRMSDKLNDVVKQLSEIKEFDHRLKALENEMEYSSSALRWIVDTLAQSSTIKSPRPPPASRDDVPTSSST, encoded by the exons ATGGGAGATAATAAGGCAGGGACTGAAGAAACAACCCCAGACACTGAAACTGAGAAGGGGAAG agttGGATCGCTAAGATCTTCAAGAAAAGAGTGTGCACCACCTTTGTGGAGGATTCTTTCAG TAATGGAGCTCTGTGTCAGTGTGGAAATGCGAGAGATGCCCACACCTCTGTGGCTCTCGGGGACTTTTTCAGCACCGCCATGGTGAACCACTGGGACAGCGCCCAGCACTCGTCTGAATACCCGACTGACGCCTTTGGAGAGGTGCAGTTTGCAGGAGCCAGCAAGCGACACAGCTAT TTCCTGCGTCTGTCATGGGACTCCTCGGCAGATATGGTCTACACCATGATGACGACCCATTGGCATCTCCCTGCACCCAACCTGGTGGTTTCTGTTGTGGGAGGAGAAAGCAGGACAAAGTTGAAGACTTGGGTGCGAGAGGTTCTCAGGCAGGGGCTTGTGAAAGCTTCACAAAGAGCAG GAGCAGCATGGATTCTGACAGCAGGATTGCGTGAAGGTGTTGGTAGGTGTGTTGGAGAGGCGGTGAGAGATCACGCCACTGCAGCTTCTTCAGACTCTGTCAACAGAGTGGTGGCACTGGGCATCACTTCATGGGGCCTGGTGCACAACAGAGAGCAACTTGTCAATCCTCAG GGCAGTTTTCCAGCTAAATACTATGTGCAGAATTCATCTCGGGATTCCAGCAGCCTGGACAACAACTACCAGGCTTTCCTGCTAGTGGATGATGGGAGTGTGGGCCGCAAAGGAGGGGAGACATCCTTCAGAGCCAAAATAGAGGACTACATTTCCCATCAGCGCACAGGCATATGGG GTAGCGGCAGCATTGACATTCCTGTCCTCTGTATGCTGATATCAGGGGAAACAAGCATGCTGGAG AGAGTGGATATttctctgaaaaacaacattccCTGGTTGGTGCTGGCTGGCTCAGGAGGCATCGCAGACTTCCTGAGCGATCTCTTGGAGAATCTGTCTTCGGCTCCAGCCTTCCAGCCTTCTGCTGAGGGTGACAGTGAGGCCGGTCCCAGTGTagatctgaaagaaaaagtgacaGAACGAGTGAAGAAATACTTTTCTGCTGAACCAGAGACAGACAAACTTGTTGAACAG GCTCTAAGTATCTACCAAAACAAAGGCTTGATTACAATCTACCACGGAGAGCAGGAAAGCCCGACTGATTTTGATACAGTTCTGCTCAGAGCATTGGTAGGAG CAAGTAAGCAACGTGCCTCAGTTGAGGACAGTCCTTACAATGAAGAGCTGAAGCTAGCTGTTGCTTGGAACAGGGTGGACATTGCTAAGAGTGAACTCTTCAATGGAGACATCCATTGGAGG TATGAGGACTTGGAAGAATCCATGACAGATGTCCTGGTCAATGACAAACCCCAGTTTGTTCGTCTTTTCACTGAGAACGGTTTGAACATCCTGGACTACCTGACTTATGGCAGGCTGGAAACGCTCTATGGCTCTGTGGCTGAGGGCACCCAGTTATACCAGCTACTTCAGCGCCATTTAGTGATGCGGGTTGGAACTACATCACCTACACCAGCTAATTTACCAGAATCACAATCCAAATTATTAACAGAGAAACCTCAAAGTGAAAGGGGCTCTGCAATCACCCTTTTTGAG GTTTCAGGAGTCCTGGAATTACTAATGGGTGATGTTTGTCAGCAGTTCTACTATGACATTTTGGACTTACAGGAAATCTCATCCAAAAGGATGGCTCTTAGg CGTGCAAGTAAACTGCTGCGTGGCGACTGCACATATCGAGAGAGGCGCTGTCTCTCACCCTGGGCTTCACTTTTCATCTGGGCTGTTCTACAGAACCGCAGTGAGATGGCCACGTTTTTCTGGGAGATG GCAGGAGAGTCAGTGCTGAGTGCTCTAAGTGGTTGTAAGATCCTGAGAGAACTGTCCAAGCTGGAGGctgaaaatgaaaccaaactcTCCTTAAAAGAATTGGCCCAGAAATTTGAAAATCTGGCAGTTG aTATCTTCAGTACTTGCTATCGCAGCAACGAAAGTCGTTCCTTTAGGCTGCTGATTAGGAAATCCCCTGTTTGGGGCGGCACCACCTGCCTACAGATGGGCATGAGCGCTGATGCCCGACTTTTCTTCAGCCAAGATGGAGTACAG TCCCTGTTGTCCCAAATCTGGTGGGGTGACATGGAGAGGAACACAGAGGTGTGGAAACTTCTGCTCACTTTCTTCTGTCCTTTCCTTTGCTACACCAacctcatctccttcag GGCTCAATATGAACAGcaacaagaggaggaggagaagcctAACGAGGAGAGATCCTCTGACGCTCATTATGGGACGACCGTCTTCTCTTTCTCTGACATCAAGCACAt TGAAGCTGAGTCGCAAGAAGTTACCACTCCTCAGACTGCTACCATCAAAG TCATACCCGAACCCTATAGACCACCACAACGTCCGTTCATAGTGTCACGCTGGCGTCAGTTCTGGTTTGCTCCTGTCACAGCATTTTTGGGAAACGTCctgatgtattttctttttctcatacTTTTTGCGTACGTGTTGTTGCTGGACTTCAAACCCCCGCTCCCCTCTAGCCCATCCATCACAGAGTATGTGCTGTACTTCTGGGTGTTCACCATTGTGTGTGAGGAGATCAGAGAG acATTCATTTCAGGGACGAAGACCTGGCGTCAAAGGTTCAGAGTTTATATTCAGGATGTGTGGAATAAATTTGACCTCATTGCTGTGACACTATTCATCATAGGATTGATCAGCAG GCTATTCAAGTGGTCGTATGAATTTGGACGGGAGGTCCTATGTGTGGACTATATGGTCTTCACTCTTCGCCTCCTTCACATTTTTGCCATTCACAGACAGCTGGGACCAAAGATTATCATTGTTGGCAAGATG GTAAAAGatgtcttcttcttccttttcttcctgGGAGTGTGGCTTATGGCATATGGGGTAGCCAATCAGGCTTTGCTTTACTCTTACGATCCAAACTTCAACCGCATTTTTCGCCGAGTTTTCTACAGACCTTACTTGCACATATACGGACAGATTCCTGTAGAGGAGGTTGATg TTGGGAAGGAGTGGGATGTAACCTGCACaaaaaatttgactttaattGAGAATGGTGCAGAGCCATGCAGGTCTCTTTCTGGTAACTGGCTGGTGGTCATTCTGTTGGTTATTTATCTCTTGGTTACCAACATCCTACTCATCAACCTGCTCATTGCCATGTTTAG CTACACCTTCACTGAAGTGCAGGCTAACAGTGACATCTACTGGAAGTTCCAGCGCTACAACCTGATTGTCCAGTACCACTCTCGGCCCTCACTGGCTCCTCCTTTCATCATCTTTTCTCACATCAACTTATTTATCAAGAGGCTAATCCGCAAGGTTCCCTCTGTCAAGGTCCGCCACTTTG TCTTGCAGTTAAAAGGGAAAGCAGCGAACAGATTAATGACGTGGGAAACCATTCAGAAAGAGGACTTCCTGactgcacaaaataaaatccagaagaGTAGTGATTCAGAAAAACTCAAACGGATGTCTGACAA GTTAAATGATGTTGTAAAGCAGTTGTCTGAAATAAAGGAATTTGACCACAGACTTAAAGCTCTGGAGAATGAG ATGGAGTACAGCTCAAGTGCACTCAGATGGATTGTGGACACTTTAGCACAAAGCAGCACAATTAAATCTCCCCGACCTCCACCTGCATCAAGAG ATGATGTCCCCACTTCTAGTTCAACATGA
- the LOC108237202 gene encoding transient receptor potential cation channel subfamily M member 4 isoform X1, which produces MGVGGFVLTCRYALKIYSRTLKPELNLQRLVRNCIQVFGFRNTWQFTSGIPLSERQHLFSVQCFLSPCSLMHKKSWIAKIFKKRVCTTFVEDSFSNGALCQCGNARDAHTSVALGDFFSTAMVNHWDSAQHSSEYPTDAFGEVQFAGASKRHSYFLRLSWDSSADMVYTMMTTHWHLPAPNLVVSVVGGESRTKLKTWVREVLRQGLVKASQRAGAAWILTAGLREGVGRCVGEAVRDHATAASSDSVNRVVALGITSWGLVHNREQLVNPQGSFPAKYYVQNSSRDSSSLDNNYQAFLLVDDGSVGRKGGETSFRAKIEDYISHQRTGIWGSGSIDIPVLCMLISGETSMLERVDISLKNNIPWLVLAGSGGIADFLSDLLENLSSAPAFQPSAEGDSEAGPSVDLKEKVTERVKKYFSAEPETDKLVEQALSIYQNKGLITIYHGEQESPTDFDTVLLRALVGASKQRASVEDSPYNEELKLAVAWNRVDIAKSELFNGDIHWRYEDLEESMTDVLVNDKPQFVRLFTENGLNILDYLTYGRLETLYGSVAEGTQLYQLLQRHLVMRVGTTSPTPANLPESQSKLLTEKPQSERGSAITLFEVSGVLELLMGDVCQQFYYDILDLQEISSKRMALRRASKLLRGDCTYRERRCLSPWASLFIWAVLQNRSEMATFFWEMAGESVLSALSGCKILRELSKLEAENETKLSLKELAQKFENLAVDIFSTCYRSNESRSFRLLIRKSPVWGGTTCLQMGMSADARLFFSQDGVQSLLSQIWWGDMERNTEVWKLLLTFFCPFLCYTNLISFRAQYEQQQEEEEKPNEERSSDAHYGTTVFSFSDIKHIEAESQEVTTPQTATIKVIPEPYRPPQRPFIVSRWRQFWFAPVTAFLGNVLMYFLFLILFAYVLLLDFKPPLPSSPSITEYVLYFWVFTIVCEEIRETFISGTKTWRQRFRVYIQDVWNKFDLIAVTLFIIGLISRLFKWSYEFGREVLCVDYMVFTLRLLHIFAIHRQLGPKIIIVGKMVKDVFFFLFFLGVWLMAYGVANQALLYSYDPNFNRIFRRVFYRPYLHIYGQIPVEEVDVGKEWDVTCTKNLTLIENGAEPCRSLSGNWLVVILLVIYLLVTNILLINLLIAMFSYTFTEVQANSDIYWKFQRYNLIVQYHSRPSLAPPFIIFSHINLFIKRLIRKVPSVKVRHFVLQLKGKAANRLMTWETIQKEDFLTAQNKIQKSSDSEKLKRMSDKLNDVVKQLSEIKEFDHRLKALENEMEYSSSALRWIVDTLAQSSTIKSPRPPPASRDDVPTSSST; this is translated from the exons ATGGGGGTGGGAGGCTTTGTTTTGACATGTAGGTATGCCCTAAAGATCTATTCACGTACTTTGAAACCTGAGCTGAATCTGCAGCGCCTCGTCAGAAATTGCATTCAGGTGTTTGGGTTCAGAAACACTTGGCAGTTTACATCAGGTATTCCTCTGAGTGAGAGGCAGCATTTATTCTCTGTGCAGTGTTTCCTCTCACCCTGCAGCCTCATGCACAAAAAG agttGGATCGCTAAGATCTTCAAGAAAAGAGTGTGCACCACCTTTGTGGAGGATTCTTTCAG TAATGGAGCTCTGTGTCAGTGTGGAAATGCGAGAGATGCCCACACCTCTGTGGCTCTCGGGGACTTTTTCAGCACCGCCATGGTGAACCACTGGGACAGCGCCCAGCACTCGTCTGAATACCCGACTGACGCCTTTGGAGAGGTGCAGTTTGCAGGAGCCAGCAAGCGACACAGCTAT TTCCTGCGTCTGTCATGGGACTCCTCGGCAGATATGGTCTACACCATGATGACGACCCATTGGCATCTCCCTGCACCCAACCTGGTGGTTTCTGTTGTGGGAGGAGAAAGCAGGACAAAGTTGAAGACTTGGGTGCGAGAGGTTCTCAGGCAGGGGCTTGTGAAAGCTTCACAAAGAGCAG GAGCAGCATGGATTCTGACAGCAGGATTGCGTGAAGGTGTTGGTAGGTGTGTTGGAGAGGCGGTGAGAGATCACGCCACTGCAGCTTCTTCAGACTCTGTCAACAGAGTGGTGGCACTGGGCATCACTTCATGGGGCCTGGTGCACAACAGAGAGCAACTTGTCAATCCTCAG GGCAGTTTTCCAGCTAAATACTATGTGCAGAATTCATCTCGGGATTCCAGCAGCCTGGACAACAACTACCAGGCTTTCCTGCTAGTGGATGATGGGAGTGTGGGCCGCAAAGGAGGGGAGACATCCTTCAGAGCCAAAATAGAGGACTACATTTCCCATCAGCGCACAGGCATATGGG GTAGCGGCAGCATTGACATTCCTGTCCTCTGTATGCTGATATCAGGGGAAACAAGCATGCTGGAG AGAGTGGATATttctctgaaaaacaacattccCTGGTTGGTGCTGGCTGGCTCAGGAGGCATCGCAGACTTCCTGAGCGATCTCTTGGAGAATCTGTCTTCGGCTCCAGCCTTCCAGCCTTCTGCTGAGGGTGACAGTGAGGCCGGTCCCAGTGTagatctgaaagaaaaagtgacaGAACGAGTGAAGAAATACTTTTCTGCTGAACCAGAGACAGACAAACTTGTTGAACAG GCTCTAAGTATCTACCAAAACAAAGGCTTGATTACAATCTACCACGGAGAGCAGGAAAGCCCGACTGATTTTGATACAGTTCTGCTCAGAGCATTGGTAGGAG CAAGTAAGCAACGTGCCTCAGTTGAGGACAGTCCTTACAATGAAGAGCTGAAGCTAGCTGTTGCTTGGAACAGGGTGGACATTGCTAAGAGTGAACTCTTCAATGGAGACATCCATTGGAGG TATGAGGACTTGGAAGAATCCATGACAGATGTCCTGGTCAATGACAAACCCCAGTTTGTTCGTCTTTTCACTGAGAACGGTTTGAACATCCTGGACTACCTGACTTATGGCAGGCTGGAAACGCTCTATGGCTCTGTGGCTGAGGGCACCCAGTTATACCAGCTACTTCAGCGCCATTTAGTGATGCGGGTTGGAACTACATCACCTACACCAGCTAATTTACCAGAATCACAATCCAAATTATTAACAGAGAAACCTCAAAGTGAAAGGGGCTCTGCAATCACCCTTTTTGAG GTTTCAGGAGTCCTGGAATTACTAATGGGTGATGTTTGTCAGCAGTTCTACTATGACATTTTGGACTTACAGGAAATCTCATCCAAAAGGATGGCTCTTAGg CGTGCAAGTAAACTGCTGCGTGGCGACTGCACATATCGAGAGAGGCGCTGTCTCTCACCCTGGGCTTCACTTTTCATCTGGGCTGTTCTACAGAACCGCAGTGAGATGGCCACGTTTTTCTGGGAGATG GCAGGAGAGTCAGTGCTGAGTGCTCTAAGTGGTTGTAAGATCCTGAGAGAACTGTCCAAGCTGGAGGctgaaaatgaaaccaaactcTCCTTAAAAGAATTGGCCCAGAAATTTGAAAATCTGGCAGTTG aTATCTTCAGTACTTGCTATCGCAGCAACGAAAGTCGTTCCTTTAGGCTGCTGATTAGGAAATCCCCTGTTTGGGGCGGCACCACCTGCCTACAGATGGGCATGAGCGCTGATGCCCGACTTTTCTTCAGCCAAGATGGAGTACAG TCCCTGTTGTCCCAAATCTGGTGGGGTGACATGGAGAGGAACACAGAGGTGTGGAAACTTCTGCTCACTTTCTTCTGTCCTTTCCTTTGCTACACCAacctcatctccttcag GGCTCAATATGAACAGcaacaagaggaggaggagaagcctAACGAGGAGAGATCCTCTGACGCTCATTATGGGACGACCGTCTTCTCTTTCTCTGACATCAAGCACAt TGAAGCTGAGTCGCAAGAAGTTACCACTCCTCAGACTGCTACCATCAAAG TCATACCCGAACCCTATAGACCACCACAACGTCCGTTCATAGTGTCACGCTGGCGTCAGTTCTGGTTTGCTCCTGTCACAGCATTTTTGGGAAACGTCctgatgtattttctttttctcatacTTTTTGCGTACGTGTTGTTGCTGGACTTCAAACCCCCGCTCCCCTCTAGCCCATCCATCACAGAGTATGTGCTGTACTTCTGGGTGTTCACCATTGTGTGTGAGGAGATCAGAGAG acATTCATTTCAGGGACGAAGACCTGGCGTCAAAGGTTCAGAGTTTATATTCAGGATGTGTGGAATAAATTTGACCTCATTGCTGTGACACTATTCATCATAGGATTGATCAGCAG GCTATTCAAGTGGTCGTATGAATTTGGACGGGAGGTCCTATGTGTGGACTATATGGTCTTCACTCTTCGCCTCCTTCACATTTTTGCCATTCACAGACAGCTGGGACCAAAGATTATCATTGTTGGCAAGATG GTAAAAGatgtcttcttcttccttttcttcctgGGAGTGTGGCTTATGGCATATGGGGTAGCCAATCAGGCTTTGCTTTACTCTTACGATCCAAACTTCAACCGCATTTTTCGCCGAGTTTTCTACAGACCTTACTTGCACATATACGGACAGATTCCTGTAGAGGAGGTTGATg TTGGGAAGGAGTGGGATGTAACCTGCACaaaaaatttgactttaattGAGAATGGTGCAGAGCCATGCAGGTCTCTTTCTGGTAACTGGCTGGTGGTCATTCTGTTGGTTATTTATCTCTTGGTTACCAACATCCTACTCATCAACCTGCTCATTGCCATGTTTAG CTACACCTTCACTGAAGTGCAGGCTAACAGTGACATCTACTGGAAGTTCCAGCGCTACAACCTGATTGTCCAGTACCACTCTCGGCCCTCACTGGCTCCTCCTTTCATCATCTTTTCTCACATCAACTTATTTATCAAGAGGCTAATCCGCAAGGTTCCCTCTGTCAAGGTCCGCCACTTTG TCTTGCAGTTAAAAGGGAAAGCAGCGAACAGATTAATGACGTGGGAAACCATTCAGAAAGAGGACTTCCTGactgcacaaaataaaatccagaagaGTAGTGATTCAGAAAAACTCAAACGGATGTCTGACAA GTTAAATGATGTTGTAAAGCAGTTGTCTGAAATAAAGGAATTTGACCACAGACTTAAAGCTCTGGAGAATGAG ATGGAGTACAGCTCAAGTGCACTCAGATGGATTGTGGACACTTTAGCACAAAGCAGCACAATTAAATCTCCCCGACCTCCACCTGCATCAAGAG ATGATGTCCCCACTTCTAGTTCAACATGA
- the LOC108237103 gene encoding sarcoplasmic reticulum histidine-rich calcium-binding protein: MAPVRDWVVVLLLGLLCPPQIPPCAVVSAQDVVEADEGLHARNTEEDEAAETGEDVAEEDDEAENEDEGEEKEEEEASDDDDDDEEEEEEQEEEEETVEEDEEAEKDGAADEEEDGTAEDDEGEEEEEASDDDDEEEEDDDEAVEDKADDGDAEKEDNEDSEEEEAITKIVEDKEADDHPAEEDPEDEEEDEVDNATENLAEKHDEEAATDSQQFHSGSLCSVCSICEHCSENCGKCPCEEGDESDYCEHCESCSLCYICPILCDTVCTPGGLVDELTGSLFQTVASLL; encoded by the exons ATGGCACCTGTGAGAGACTGGGTGGTGGTGCTCCTGTTGGGGCTCCTCTGCCCACCGCAGATCCCACCCTGTGCTGTGGTGAGCGCCCAGGATGTGGTGGAAGCTGACGAAGGCCTCCACGCCAGAAATACTGAAGAGGATGAAGCTGCTGAGACTGGTGAAGATGTTGCAGAGGAGGACGATGAAGCAGAAAATGAGGATGAGGGtgaggaaaaagaggaagaagaggcttctgatgatgatgatgatgatgaggaggaggaggaggagcaggaggaagaagaggaaactgtagaggaagatgaagaagcagagaaggacggagctgctgatgaggaagaggatgggACTGCAGAGGACGATGAGggcgaggaggaagaggaggcttctgatgatgatgatgaggaggaggaggacgacgacgaAGCTGTAGAGGACAAAGCTGATGATGGTGACGCTGAGAAAGAGGACAATGAGGAttctgaagaggaggaggccaTAACTAAAATTGTAGAGGACAAGGAGGCAGACGATCATCCTGCTGAGGAAGACcctgaagatgaagaagaag ACGAAGTTGACAACGCAACAGAAAACCTTGCTGAAAAACATGACGAGGAGGCAGCTACTGACTCGCAGCAGTTCCACTCGGGCTCTTTGTGTAGTGTTTGCTCCATATGTGAG CATTGCTCTGAAAACTGTGGTAAATGTCCCTGTGAGGAGGGAGATGAGTCTGACTACTGTGAGCACTGTGAG agctgCTCATTGTGTTACATTTGCCCCATACTGTGCGATACAGTTTGCACACCAG GTGGCCTTGTTGATGAACTGACAGGATCCCTCTTTCA GACTGTTGCCTCTTTACTCTGA